The Comamonas sp. GB3 AK4-5 genome includes a region encoding these proteins:
- a CDS encoding ABC transporter permease: MLKFLIHRLGGALVVLAIVAVLVFALTRLASGDPVALLLGDQATAEDIAQARVQYGLDKPLPVQFALWVGELLQGNLGQSIFLQQPVAQTLLERAEPTLMLALLAVGIAALIGVPCGMAAAIWRGSPSDQLLSSVAMLGASVPSFWFGLILIQLFAVKLGWFPASGYGSPDASFAERFTHLLLPALVLGVLNSALIIRFTRASMLDILGEDYVRTARAKGLGEATVMTKHVLRNALVPIITVLGLTLALMIGGTVVTETVFNLPGVGNLVVRAVLRRDYPVIQGTLLMIASVYVFINLAIDLAYTLVDPRIRLEGK, from the coding sequence ATGTTGAAATTTCTCATCCACAGGCTGGGCGGGGCGCTGGTGGTGCTGGCCATTGTGGCGGTGCTGGTGTTTGCGCTGACGCGCCTGGCCTCGGGCGACCCCGTGGCCCTGCTGCTGGGCGACCAGGCCACAGCCGAAGACATTGCCCAGGCCCGCGTGCAATACGGCCTGGACAAGCCTTTGCCGGTGCAGTTTGCCCTTTGGGTGGGCGAGCTGCTGCAGGGCAATCTGGGCCAATCCATCTTTTTGCAGCAGCCCGTGGCGCAAACCCTGCTGGAGCGGGCCGAGCCCACGCTGATGCTGGCCCTGCTGGCCGTGGGCATTGCGGCGCTGATTGGTGTGCCCTGCGGCATGGCGGCCGCCATCTGGCGCGGCAGCCCCAGCGACCAGCTGCTGTCCAGCGTGGCCATGCTGGGCGCCAGCGTGCCCAGCTTCTGGTTTGGCTTGATTTTGATCCAGCTGTTTGCTGTCAAGCTGGGCTGGTTCCCGGCCTCGGGCTATGGCAGCCCGGATGCGTCGTTTGCCGAGCGCTTCACCCATTTGCTGCTGCCGGCTCTGGTGCTGGGTGTGTTGAATTCGGCCCTCATCATCCGCTTCACCCGGGCCTCCATGCTGGACATTCTGGGCGAGGACTATGTGCGTACTGCACGCGCCAAGGGCCTGGGCGAGGCCACGGTCATGACCAAACATGTGCTGCGCAATGCGCTGGTGCCCATCATCACCGTGCTCGGGCTGACGCTGGCCTTGATGATTGGCGGCACCGTGGTCACCGAGACCGTGTTCAACCTGCCCGGCGTGGGCAATCTGGTGGTGCGTGCCGTGCTGCGGCGTGACTACCCCGTCATACAGGGCACGTTGCTGATGATTGCCAGCGTCTATGTGTTCATCAACCTCGCCATCGATTTGGCTTACACCCTGGTCGATCCACGCATACGTCTGGAGGGAAAATGA
- a CDS encoding ABC transporter permease — translation MMGDWRKWAARLFARKVVLMSALLLAGVLLVALIFPWVSDADPNAISVSERLLEPSATHWGGTDELGRDVLLRIVHGARYSLLIGFFTAAGAVLLGTLLGMLAGFFRRLDAPIMRCVDAMMSFPDILLGIALVSILGASLWNVMLALVIVYTPRVARVVRAATMVLRELLFVDAARALGVSTARILWRHILPNLVSPVLVQITFIFAYAILAEAGLSFLGVGVPPDIPTWGTMIAGSLESADKAFWIILYPGLAIVFTALSLQMLGDGVRDLLDPKLKKAA, via the coding sequence ATGATGGGTGATTGGCGCAAATGGGCCGCGCGGCTGTTCGCGCGCAAGGTGGTGCTGATGTCGGCCTTGTTGCTGGCCGGCGTGCTGCTGGTGGCCCTGATTTTTCCCTGGGTGTCGGATGCCGATCCGAACGCCATCTCGGTCAGCGAGCGTCTGCTCGAGCCTTCGGCCACCCACTGGGGCGGCACCGACGAGCTGGGCCGCGACGTGCTGCTGCGCATTGTGCATGGCGCACGCTACTCGCTGCTGATCGGCTTTTTCACGGCCGCGGGCGCCGTGCTGCTGGGCACGCTTCTGGGCATGTTGGCGGGTTTTTTCCGCCGCCTGGACGCGCCCATCATGCGCTGTGTGGACGCCATGATGTCCTTCCCCGACATCCTGCTGGGCATTGCCCTGGTGTCCATTCTGGGCGCCTCGCTGTGGAACGTGATGCTGGCCCTGGTCATCGTCTACACCCCGCGTGTGGCGCGGGTAGTGCGTGCCGCCACCATGGTGCTGCGCGAGCTGCTGTTTGTGGACGCGGCGCGCGCCCTGGGTGTGAGCACGGCGCGCATTCTGTGGCGGCACATTCTGCCGAACCTGGTCTCGCCGGTGCTGGTGCAGATCACCTTCATCTTTGCCTACGCCATCCTGGCCGAGGCCGGCCTGTCTTTTCTGGGTGTGGGCGTGCCGCCCGACATTCCCACCTGGGGCACCATGATTGCCGGCAGCCTGGAGTCGGCCGACAAGGCGTTCTGGATCATTCTCTACCCCGGCCTGGCCATTGTGTTCACCGCCTTGTCGCTGCAAATGCTGGGCGATGGCGTGCGCGATCTGCTGGACCCCAAGCTCAAGAAGGCCGCATGA